A segment of the Pseudomonas kermanshahensis genome:
TGCCGATCGACAACCACGCGCCGTTGTACTTCACCCTGAGTGACGGCAAAACGGTGATCACCGTTCCGGCCAACGGCACCACCGGTTCGGTTACCGTGACTGCCCCGGACAACGTCTACACCGGCGCTAACCCACCGGTCGAGCAGAGCCTGCAGGCGGTCAGCGGCGCTGACGCCTGGAAGTTTGAAAACCTGGTTCTGGACAAGACCCCGGTCAGCACCACTGTCACTGACGAGCCGGGTAC
Coding sequences within it:
- a CDS encoding immunoglobulin-like domain-containing protein encodes the protein PIDNHAPLYFTLSDGKTVITVPANGTTGSVTVTAPDNVYTGANPPVEQSLQAVSGADAWKFENLVLDKTPVSTTVTDEPGT